DNA from Chrysemys picta bellii isolate R12L10 chromosome 13, ASM1138683v2, whole genome shotgun sequence:
agcttacggtagtccacgcaaaatcgtatttccccatctggtttgggaactagaaccactgcagatgcccatgcactattagaggggcggattatacccatctgtagcatgtcctggatcgccctgtttatagcagtttgggcatgaggtgactcccggtagggtggggttctaattgggtgagcattacctgtgtcaatggagtggtatgcgcgttcggtccatcctggggtggctgagaatattggcgcaaagcttgtgcacagctccttgatctgctgccgctgcagacgtccaagggtcgtggagaggttcacctctttcatgccaccattactttttccttcgtagtagacaccttcaggccactccacattatctgtttcctgggctgtaaactgggaaacctttaattctctggaatagaAGGggttaagagaattaacatggtatacctaggctttatgttggaggtgggggaggctatgagatagttaacagctcctaggcgctcctggaccgtgaatggtccttcccacgacgcttccattttatgggcctggagcgcctttaagaccatgacttggtctcctactttgaaggaccgttctctggaatgtttatcataccaggccttttgctcttcctgagcatccttgaggttttctttagcaagagctaaagagtgtcggaggttgctttgtaggttgctcacaaagtctagaatgttagttcctggagaaggcgtaagcccctcccattgctgcttcaccaactgtaatgaccccttaacctcacggccatacacaagttcaaatggtgaaaaccctaaattgggatgtggtacagccctgtaggcaaaaagcaactgctgcaacactaggtcccaatcattggagtgttcatttacaaactTACGTATCATGGTCctcaaagttccattaaacctcttcaCGAGGCCATTGGTTTgaggtggtaaggggtggcaaccaagtgattcactccatgagcttcccacaggtttttcatggtccctgccaggaaattagttcccgaatctgtaaggatgttggagggccaacctaccctggcaaaaatgtctgctaatgcctggcacacacttttagccctggtgttgcttaagggtactgcttccggccatcgggtagcaaaatccatgaaagtcagtatgtactgctttcctctgggtgtcttctttgggaaaggacccagaatatctacagctactcgctgaaatggaacctcaattatgggtagtggctggagaggggctttgacctggtcttggggctttcccactcgttggcacacctcacaagaccggacataattagtaacgtccttgcccattccctctcagtggaaggacttccccaaccggtctttggttctgttcactccAGAATGgacactgggatgatcatgggctaagctcaagagctttacccggtactgaactaccaactgtctttgaggatgccagctCAGGCTCActagtgccctctggcgttggagtggTAGACgagtttgcaagcgctggactcagtgctgacAGTGCttctggtgctggttgtgttgccagttccggttctgggactggctttggctgggtctctgggattggatccactatggctgttgcagtcattggcaggggatccggttccaccacctttgtctggtctctggggctggtgtgggcagggcagggggtgcaggggctggaggcagggcagagggtgcagcaggggctggctgcaggtagggcaggggcccccctgcttctaccaccctggccctttaaatagctgccggagccctggggaaggaccgaggcagcagagggagctggagccccagcattTTAAATAGCTTCCGTCAGCTGGGGAccggccccattgcaaccccccgccccatggcatgactccccctcaccctattgcaaccccccgccccatggcatgactccccctcaccctattgcaacccccctccccatggcatgactccccctcccccccttgcaaccccccgccccatggcatgactccccctcaccctattgcaacccccaaccccatggcatgactccccctcaccctattgcaaccccccgccccatggcagaACTCCCCCTCAccctattgcaaccccccgccccatggcatgtctccccctccccccttgcaacCTCCCGCCCCATGGATGACTCCCCCTCGCCCtattgcaaccccctgccccaaggcaTGACTCCACCTcaccccattgcaaccccccgccccaaggaatgactccccctcgccccactgcaacccccggCCCCATGACAGCCCCTTGTGtgcaacccccaccccatggcattactccccctccccccattgtaaCCCCCCACTCCATGGCAtgactcctcctgcccccattgcaacgccccgccccatggcatgactccccctcgctcctctgcaacccccctgcttcccatTGCAGCTCCTGGCCCCATTGCATGAATCCTCCACGCACCCCCGGGCAACCGccggccccatggcatgactcacccttgccccactgcaaccccccgccccatcgcATGACTCCCCTTCAccctattgcaaccccccgccccatgacatgactcccccttcccccattgccaccaccggccccatggcatgactcccgctCCCCCACCAccggccccatggcatgactccccctcgctcctctgcaaccccccctgcttcccactgcATGACTCCGCCTTCCACCactgcaggggctggctgcaggcaggggctggctgcaggtaggaaAAGGCAAGTGGGGCTGTTGGGGTCACTAGGCCTACctgagccaaagttcttccatgtttaagtcTAATCAGCCTCaaaaaccaaggacaggaattggaatgtgtaaacagccagttagcaattccgaccttgctcataccaggtaccaaacgATAACGATGAgatttgcatgtttctagctggggaaggggtaataaactcagggtaaacagaaccaaataactgtttagaggagtgttactaacaagctagatttatagccctagaatgatttaattgcttaaatgtataaacatgccttcggtagagaggggagggggagtggagggggggtggtagagagggggagagagggagggcttagttttaaaatgtataagaagagagaaactgtttttgctggtgtgctggatttgagacttgcctgtctccttgtatcactttgagatctcaaataaactttcaTTGTTTCTCCatcccggtatgtttattggcgcgaagcacactgggcaacgaaccccactgttgctgtcctcgcaccccctgcctgcagccagcccctgctgcaactCCTGCCCTGCTTTCAGCCCCGCACCAcctctcctgcccgcagccagcccctgtctccagccagccccgtaccccctgtcctgcccgcagccagccctgcaccccttgccctacccgcagccagccccacaccccttgccctgcctccaggcagaccctacctccaatcagcccatgccctgcccctgccctgcctccagcaagcaatatatgtaatatataattttgattttatttatatagttatggaaagtaaataatacttgGGAGAAATGAAAGGGGGTTTTttacatggttttttttttactcatccctgtcggggcgccgcctaaaatgttcaaattggacccgcacttcctaaagccagtcctgcatacagtaatggcaaagttcttggttcaggcttgtagcagtgatagaagcACAGATCAGAATGAAGTGCCTCTACCTTCAGCAGGGCTAGATAGCGTGCCTGAGGTAACATCAGACAGTGATGCACTCATGCAGTCTGAAATGGAAGAACCAAGTCTAGAGTCATCAGAACCAATGGAAGTTTACATGGAGAAATATCTTCCATACCCACCACCACCTTACCCATGAGGAGAAccagagggactgggagaggACTCCTTCAGTATGCGACCCCCTGAAGTCACTGGACAGTTTTCCTTACCTCCTGGGAAGAGGACGAACTTACGTAAAACTGGCTCAGAGAGGATTGCCCATGGAATGAGAGTGAAATTCAACCCCCTTGCATTGCTTTTAGATTCATCTTTGGAGGGAGAATTTGACCTTGTGCAGAGAATCATTTATGAGGTTGAAGATCCCAGCCTGCCCAATGACGAAGGAATGACAGCACTTCACAATGCCGTGTGTGCTGGTCACACCGAGATTGTAAAGTTTCTGGTACAGTTTGGTGTGAATGTTAACGCTGCAGATAGTGATGGATGGACCCCTTTACACTGCGCGGCATCTTGCAATAACGTCCAGGTGTGCAAATTCCTAGTGGAATCAGGTGCTGCTGTGTTTGCTGTGACCTACAGTGACATGCAGACAGCTGCAGACAAATGTGAAGAAATGGAAGAAGGCTACACCCAGTGCTCTCAGTTTCTGTGCGGAGTGCAggagaaaatggggataatgaacaAAGGAGTGATCTACGCACTCTGGGATTATGAAGCACAGAATGAGGATGAGTTGTCCATGAAAGAAGGAGACTGCATGACAATACTACGCCGGGAAGATGAAGATGAAATTGAGTGGTGGTGGGCACGGCTAAATGACAAGGAAGGATATATATCACACAACCTGCTGGGGCTGTACCCAAGGATTAAACCAAGGCAAAGAAGCTTGGCATGAAATTGCACAGAATCCCGAGTTATGAAGTTCTAATCAAGGGTGATTTATCACTTCTCTAAAAGAAATCATTTTGTGTTAGTTCCAATTTCATGAGAATTATTTTAATAACAATGTAACTTGAAAGCAATGAAGAATGTGCTTGAAAACAAATGAAGGATCAATGGATTCACAAATGGAGGAGGGCATTCCATAAGCTGAAATGCTGCTTACAAGCAAATGGCATTGTGCTACATCTGGCCTAAGCAAGCCTGACGTTCAACTAGTGCCCTCTGCTTttctaaactgcaggttcaaatcaagtctttggagtacatccacagctgggatgggtcattcagtcctttgtatagagcttccttttttagccaagtccctccagaggtatgaagcaggattgaagacaagatggagacaaggcatgagccttttatagtctcttgccgtgtgATCTTTGCTTTCTTAGTCCCAAGGACACTCTctccagcatgtggcatagaaaaaccttagagttctgtccataggcaggtccctgcatgcgttgctgagtcacaaggtgtatctaccttctctcaatgggtcagttatATAGGTCATGGTCCgtagtgggccatcaagcaggctaggcagaactaataCCAAtttgtctggggtgttccccggaagcatagcacaagtttgaaatacagacagtatagagccaatattcagaacgtcaactacaaaactgctacacatatacagagagcataattctaatcagccaatcagaacctctccatagaccccttccacgacaacctttatacaatattggctgcaaatatataacagtgatggcaacggtgatctatacagttacagattatgtcaatagcgtcacaggaggtgacacggcatcagtgagaccgatattggaatactgcatccagttttggtgtcctcctttgaaaaagatgttgtgaaattggagctggggcagcaaagagccaccaaatgttctgagggctggagaaaaatgccttctagtgagcgattgaaagagctcaacctctttagcttatcaaaagaagattgaaaggtgacttcattgaagtgttgaagtgccttaatggagagaaaagattgggtattaaagggctctttaatcgagcagagaaaggtagaacaagacccagtggctggaaggtgaaaagagacaaattcaagctaccaaggaaagtggtggattctccatctcttgatgtcattgaatgaagactagatgcctttctggaatgtgtttgcccccaaagtagctatggtgttatacaggaggcctgtgacatgcagggggtcagattagatgctctaatggtctcttctggccatcaagtctagtaatttctgaaaaacggagtgtggcattgggagcagcgtctgaggttttactgtctagtcggctcgcttcctaaaatgaacacgccttgagtggggtgatccacagggagtagctcaaagctcccaagtgcttggccaggggcaggacattagcacagcaagggaggggcatggcagtgacatcacaaaggccttttgcaggacctcagactattggtcaaaggtggtgacctcacagagagatgctgacatcagtcaggcaggacagaggcgagtggcccgggaaatctcagagacccctggggctttgcttcagcaagtctctgtctcgaggtctctctttgaggactgagagaatattcgggttcacgtacgtgagcggcaggaggaacctctgtcgagtgttctccttcccttttcgtgattgtactagaaagcagaggtcactgtgtagaaggtaagagcctcctccaggtgtgaaacctgttcagtctgatccatcgggtgggAGTTGAATAATAGGCATGGAAAACACAAGCTTAAGGAGGCAGCATTTTATTCCGCAcccgggattttgtcccttagaatcactggggacattggggtccgttgtgtttcaccttttcctccagccctccctcctttctcttcttctcttgcttcttttgtcctttgcCCTGTTCCTCTCCCAGCACCTGAGGCTGGCCTGAGGAGCCAacggggggggccgcgggggtgcaacggcacggccggaggagccatggagaTGGGGGGGCTACGCCACTGATCCCCACCAgagacctgggccatcctttgggctctctggtgagaaccctcagcctcctgtcctcagcctctaccctgactggctgagcagggggttattgataGGGAGGAGACTCATGTCTTGTTATCTTTTAAGACTAAGTAAATAAGTCATTAGCAGTTCTAGatttgatgaattttgctgcttctctacatgaattgtctctgagcagctcatgattctctctaccattgcagttctcctcaaatacttgctgaataattactgtgcactgttgttggtctggaactcatccgagagcactttattcaggtcattcaatgtatgaaattcaagatccgatggttagtttgaaaatcagggctcttgggtcctagtcccaactctgccactgactggctgtgtgacctaagacaagtcaattctcctttctcagccttagcttctccctctttcaagtagggataataatgatccgctcctacctacctcacggtgggtggaggatggggatccattggagagtgtcactaggagcagtgcataagatgaggtgtcctatcacgtttactcagatcagactgtgacataatagaatagctgaaatagttgattttatttgtatttttttattttgaaatcgataagagcagcaactacttagctcaggcctggtctacactacgactttaattcggatttatcagctttaattcgaattaaccctgcaaccgtccacacaacgacgctatttaattcgatgtaaatggccctttaaatcgatttctgtactccaccccgacgagcggagtagtgccaaaatcgattttagcaattcgaattagggttagtgtgtggggttccatgcggagcagataaagcacacgaccactgtggttgcaggctgaatccgaatcctgtttattgcaagctttcttttatagttttttctcaacattacataacacaattaggctataatcacacatctacggattggacaagaaggagaatcatgtgtttatcacatgtatagccccacaccgattggttcaaccgttccttacataaggccatgatttgtttacctcatcttatataatcctagaccaccagggggccttacataaggccatgatcatcttatataatcctagaccaccagggggtcttacataaggccatgatcatcttatataatcctagaccaccagggggccttacataaggccatgatttattacctggcaagtgtcccatcgtgacccttacctcctcatggaacttttcattaggttggtgtagggatgatacatccccacacctcccccctttttcttaaataaggcctataggagggtccaactaacattaggacaattactagccacctgactacttttttttgaacctataaaactgatgacaggtgacatttaacaactgggaaatatatggagaactattaaaaaacataacattacataaatacccacgaaaaccattggggatccgatggggtggccatgaacaagcaaaaagggctttttggccagtttggtttgcctaggtgatccaaacattttgtcgtgggttaacaaaaggtacagagtttggacatacaaagacccctgctcctataataaggagtccgaacaaacagaagcacagcattatcaggtgtttaggttgtagcaaacaacaagtgcaagtcCGGTGCCGCGGGGTCGTCGTTTGGCTTCTGCGTGGCGGCATGGTGTTCGGGTAGCATgtgccggagggatcttatccggtggttttttcctatatgtcctttcaaagttagataagcctggcttcgccattctttttaacctattctgcaactgctcaccctgccccgggaactccgcccggaactctggggtacaaacattattggtgacaggaaagccgggctgtttcagggctcgcaatgtgtgggactgcgggggatggctctcaccggccaaatgggacaactgattcagcatgtcctgtagctgaaggccctgtttgtacattcccgcgtttctgcccccatttcaacaaacgggacaacgcgtcagagggaagcttttctccccgctttttagcgatgcgtaataaaaaatcatgcaccgtctcctcctctgcagacaaagcagagcccattttattaaatgcagccgctcacctgtgagctcacgaacgtctctctcggacgaccaggagccggtatcctccggtacctcctgccgcggctgccacctccgccttttctcaccgaacgcttcagtcggctgtgagctcacgaacgtctctctcggacgaccaggagccggtatcctccggtacctcctgccgcggctgccacctccgccttttctcaccgaacgcttcagtcggctgtgagctcacgaacgtctctctcggacgaccaggagccggtatcctccggtacctcctgccgcggctgccacctccgccttttctcaccgaacgcttcagtcggctgtgagctcacgaacgtctctctcggacgaccaggagccggtatcctccggtacctcctgctgcggctgccacctccgccttttctcaccgaacgcttcagtcggctgtgagctcacgaacgtctctctcggacgaccaggagccggtatcctccggtacctcctgccgcggctaccacctccgccttttctcaaaccatgttcagtttttggtcatgctccagttgacactgagcttggcaaaccatctaaatcttggtagcctgccctcttattcccacagattccctttctctgatgatctctgtgaagaaggcctgtctccaccttaacagggcatgtctgtttgcgctttttggtagaaggagtgctggaaggagaagagccagcactgagagcctcttcaatatctaaattcaattgttccagtttcttcatgagagatgacatagagtctgaccactcagatcctttttctggttggatctgctttctctttgctcagcttctgagacaacacctgttgggtctactgtctgagaacattgatccctgctccactggcggctgtgtctagtatgatctctgctagctcactctgggcaaagtcctggctgccttgatgtccaagccgaatcacgtcggggtcaccatttgtggggttccatgcggagcagataaagcacacgaccactgtggttgcaggctgaatccgaatcctgtttattgcaagctttcttttatagttttttctcaacattacataacacaattaggctataatcacacatctacggattggacaagaaggagaatcatgtgtttatcacatgtatagccccacaccgattggttcaaccgttccttacataaggccatgatttgtttacctcatcttatataatcctagaccaccagggggccttacataaggccatgatcatcttatataatcctagaccaccagggggtcttacataaggccatgatcatcttatataatcctagaccaccagggggccttacataaggccatgatttattacctggcaagtgtcccatcgtgacccttacctcctcatggaacttttcattaggttggtgtagggatgatacatccccacattagtgtggccgcaattcgatggtattggcctccgggagctatcccacagtgcatcattgtgaccgctctggacagcaatctgaactcggatgcactggccaggtagacaggaaaagccccgcgaacatttgaatttcatttcctgtttgcccagcgtggagagcacaggtgaccacagat
Protein-coding regions in this window:
- the LOC101944021 gene encoding apoptosis-stimulating of p53 protein 2-like, with the translated sequence MRPPEVTGQFSLPPGKRTNLRKTGSERIAHGMRVKFNPLALLLDSSLEGEFDLVQRIIYEVEDPSLPNDEGMTALHNAVCAGHTEIVKFLVQFGVNVNAADSDGWTPLHCAASCNNVQVCKFLVESGAAVFAVTYSDMQTAADKCEEMEEGYTQCSQFLCGVQEKMGIMNKGVIYALWDYEAQNEDELSMKEGDCMTILRREDEDEIEWWWARLNDKEGYISHNLLGLYPRIKPRQRSLA